A part of Planctomycetia bacterium genomic DNA contains:
- a CDS encoding PSD1 and planctomycete cytochrome C domain-containing protein, with the protein MPKLSSLNFFAIAVFLVAYGSTLSAAESSAPIEFNRDIRPILSDKCFACHGLDAKHREAELRLDTLEGAIADHDGHRALVPRDLNKSELWQRIITTDAEKRMPPADSNKSLTASEKDLIRRWIEQGAPYQKHWAFEAPAKVEVPKLESSKAGQTSNPLDAFLLDRLQREKLALNPEASRETLVRRVAFSLTGLPPTPAEVDDYVNDRSPDAYERMVDRYLASPRFGEEMARYWLDLARYADTHGLHLDNERQMWAYRDWVVGAFNRNQPFDKFTIEQIAGDMLPNATKEQQTATGFNRCNVTTSEGGSINDELLYRYAVDRTSTTMEVWLGLTGGCAVCHDHKFDPISHREFYSMYAFFNSAADPGADGNLLLTKPVLKLATTEQDKKLAELQARITSAQKQIDEAIAKVKYVDPATIEPKPPIEEKETIWLDDDFPAGAKLQSQPPTVPAQWITSTKAGDVVSGKRALRRTEGGLAQDFYAGGAVPFDVPPGAEFFLHVLIDPQDPPKAVMLQLHNSGWNQRAVWGNVDAIALGAKGTRQRVHMGPLPPAGEWTRLVVSAEKLGLKPGDDITGFSLTLKDGTVTWDKVGMTGRTDPGADPERSLLAWRKGAAGKDTQGVSVDVNKVLKAGLAKKLTPAEEKLLQDYYIQQVCVDTKESLKKPTAELADAKAKFDALDKTIPSTFIYNDLPTPRDSFVMIRGQYNQPGEKVEPAVLAVLPPLKKADPKARATRLDLARWLVAPENPLTARVTVNRFWQQFFGTGLVRSSADFGSQGEPPSHPELLDWLALRFMHGSNPPAAKEQAAKDSAGPWDVKGLIRLMLTSAAFKQTARVTPALVERDPENRLLARGPRFRLDAEQLRDNVLFVSGLMDHTMGGKGVNPYQPPNVWEPVGFVGSNTRNYKQDTGSALYRRSLYTFLKRTAPPPFMVNFDGPNREQFCSRRERSNTPLQALQLMNDVQHIEAARALGERMLKEGGKTPEERIQFAFRVVLSRKPEADEMKIVLEELAAHRAKFAKDEASAKLAIAHGESKPDAKLAPVELAAYTLTAGMLLNLDETLNRN; encoded by the coding sequence ATGCCGAAGCTCAGCTCGCTAAATTTCTTCGCGATTGCGGTCTTCCTAGTCGCGTATGGTTCCACGCTTTCCGCAGCCGAATCGTCGGCTCCCATCGAGTTCAATCGCGATATCCGGCCGATTCTGTCCGACAAATGCTTCGCTTGTCATGGGCTCGACGCCAAGCATCGCGAAGCGGAGCTCCGACTCGACACGCTCGAAGGAGCGATCGCCGACCACGACGGACATCGAGCCTTAGTGCCGCGCGATTTGAACAAGAGCGAGCTCTGGCAGCGGATCATCACGACGGACGCCGAGAAGCGAATGCCGCCGGCCGATTCGAATAAGTCGTTGACCGCTTCGGAAAAAGATTTGATCCGGCGGTGGATCGAGCAAGGAGCCCCATATCAAAAGCATTGGGCCTTCGAGGCACCCGCGAAGGTGGAAGTGCCGAAGTTGGAATCTTCCAAGGCTGGTCAAACTTCGAACCCGCTCGATGCGTTTCTTCTCGACCGACTCCAGCGTGAAAAGCTCGCGCTGAATCCCGAGGCCTCGCGCGAGACGCTCGTGCGTCGCGTGGCGTTCTCGCTCACCGGCCTGCCGCCGACTCCGGCGGAAGTCGACGACTACGTGAACGACCGCTCGCCCGATGCTTACGAACGGATGGTCGATCGGTATCTCGCCTCGCCGCGCTTCGGCGAAGAGATGGCTCGCTACTGGCTCGATCTGGCCCGCTATGCCGACACACACGGCTTGCATCTCGACAACGAGCGGCAAATGTGGGCCTATCGCGATTGGGTCGTCGGAGCATTCAACCGGAATCAGCCGTTCGACAAGTTCACGATCGAGCAGATCGCCGGCGACATGCTCCCGAACGCAACGAAAGAACAGCAGACCGCGACCGGCTTCAATCGCTGCAACGTCACGACGAGCGAGGGAGGTTCGATCAACGACGAACTCTTGTATCGCTACGCCGTCGACCGTACGAGCACCACGATGGAAGTTTGGCTCGGGCTCACCGGCGGCTGTGCCGTGTGCCACGATCATAAGTTCGACCCGATCTCGCATCGCGAGTTCTATTCGATGTACGCGTTCTTCAACTCCGCGGCCGATCCCGGCGCCGACGGGAACCTCTTACTGACGAAACCCGTCTTGAAACTCGCCACGACCGAGCAAGACAAGAAACTCGCCGAGCTTCAAGCTCGCATCACATCCGCGCAAAAGCAGATCGACGAAGCGATCGCGAAAGTGAAATACGTCGACCCGGCGACGATCGAGCCGAAGCCTCCGATCGAAGAAAAGGAAACGATCTGGCTCGACGACGACTTCCCGGCCGGCGCGAAGTTGCAATCGCAACCACCGACCGTCCCCGCGCAGTGGATCACCTCGACGAAGGCCGGTGATGTCGTCAGCGGCAAGCGAGCGCTGCGCCGAACCGAAGGGGGCCTCGCGCAAGACTTCTACGCCGGGGGTGCGGTGCCGTTCGACGTTCCGCCGGGTGCCGAGTTCTTCTTACACGTGCTCATCGACCCGCAAGATCCGCCCAAAGCCGTCATGCTGCAGCTACACAACAGCGGCTGGAACCAACGGGCCGTCTGGGGCAATGTCGATGCCATTGCACTAGGTGCGAAAGGAACGAGGCAGCGTGTCCACATGGGTCCGTTGCCGCCGGCCGGTGAATGGACGCGGCTCGTCGTCTCGGCCGAGAAGCTCGGCTTGAAACCGGGCGACGATATCACGGGCTTCTCCCTCACGCTAAAAGACGGCACCGTGACTTGGGACAAAGTCGGCATGACCGGCCGCACCGATCCCGGAGCCGATCCCGAGCGCTCGCTGCTCGCTTGGCGCAAAGGCGCCGCAGGCAAGGACACGCAAGGAGTGTCGGTCGACGTAAATAAAGTTCTCAAGGCAGGGCTCGCGAAGAAGCTTACTCCGGCCGAAGAGAAACTGCTGCAAGACTATTACATTCAACAAGTATGCGTCGACACGAAGGAGTCGCTCAAGAAACCGACGGCGGAGCTCGCCGATGCCAAAGCCAAGTTCGACGCGCTCGACAAGACGATCCCGAGCACGTTCATCTACAACGATCTTCCGACGCCGCGCGATAGCTTCGTGATGATTCGAGGCCAATACAATCAGCCGGGCGAAAAGGTCGAACCGGCGGTGCTTGCGGTTCTGCCGCCGCTCAAGAAGGCCGATCCGAAAGCGCGGGCCACGCGGCTCGATCTCGCCCGCTGGCTCGTCGCGCCGGAGAATCCGTTGACGGCGCGCGTGACCGTGAACCGCTTCTGGCAACAATTCTTCGGCACCGGTTTGGTGCGCTCGAGCGCCGACTTCGGTTCGCAAGGAGAACCGCCGAGCCATCCCGAACTGCTCGATTGGTTGGCGCTCCGATTTATGCACGGCTCGAACCCGCCGGCCGCGAAAGAGCAAGCGGCGAAAGATAGCGCCGGCCCGTGGGACGTGAAAGGCTTGATCCGACTAATGCTGACGTCGGCCGCGTTCAAACAGACGGCCCGCGTGACGCCGGCCTTGGTCGAGCGTGATCCTGAGAATCGGTTGCTCGCGCGTGGCCCGCGCTTCCGCTTGGATGCCGAACAACTCCGCGACAACGTTCTCTTCGTCAGCGGGCTCATGGATCACACGATGGGAGGCAAAGGGGTGAACCCTTACCAACCGCCGAACGTGTGGGAACCTGTCGGCTTCGTCGGCTCGAACACGCGTAACTACAAGCAAGATACCGGCTCGGCGTTGTATCGACGCAGCCTGTATACGTTCCTGAAGCGAACGGCACCGCCGCCGTTTATGGTGAACTTCGACGGCCCGAACCGAGAACAATTCTGTTCCCGGCGCGAGCGGAGCAACACGCCGCTGCAAGCCTTGCAGCTCATGAACGACGTGCAGCACATCGAAGCGGCCCGAGCGCTCGGCGAGCGCATGTTGAAAGAAGGGGGCAAGACGCCGGAAGAACGGATTCAATTCGCGTTCCGTGTCGTGCTGTCGCGCAAGCCGGAAGCCGATGAGATGAAGATCGTGCTCGAGGAGCTTGCCGCGCACCGCGCGAAGTTCGCGAAAGACGAAGCAAGCGCGAAACTTGCGATCGCGCATGGAGAATCGAAGCCGGATGCCAAGCTCGCGCCGGTCGAACTGGCCGCCTACACCCTCACGGCCGGCATGCTTTTGAACCTCGACGAGACGTTGAATCGCAACTGA
- a CDS encoding DUF1501 domain-containing protein, whose product MDPIFEQNLLHTRRQFFGDSGLKLGGIALALASGGMSLGAASPSPVSGQGRVHPALPGLPHFQPKAKSLIYLHMNGAPSQLDLWDHKPKLHEHFDKDLPASARKNQRLTTMTSGQTRFPVAPSKFKFTQEGKCGRWMNSELLPHTAKIVDDIALIKTVNTNAINHDPACTFVMTGNEVPGYASLGSWLAYGLGSENNDLPAFVAMTPRFPDGSNGQALFSRMWASGFLPTRFGGVTLRNGGDPVLYLPNPAGIDTEQRRTMLDALGKLNQRSFAQLGDPDIQARISQYEMAFRMQRSVPDLTDLSKESQSTRELYGPDIEKPGSFAHSALLARRLIERGVRVVQLFHRGWDQHAGLPKQLGNQCKDTDQGTAALVLDLKQRGLLDDTLVVWGGEFGRTVYSQGTLTKENYGRDHHPRNFCMWMAGGGIKGGISHGETDDFSYNVVENPVSLNELNATILHCMGIDNSRLTYKFQGLDAKVTGVEPAHPVKALLA is encoded by the coding sequence ATGGACCCGATCTTCGAGCAAAATTTATTGCACACTCGCCGTCAGTTTTTCGGCGACTCCGGCCTCAAACTCGGCGGCATCGCGCTGGCGTTGGCGAGCGGCGGCATGAGCCTCGGCGCGGCTTCACCGTCGCCGGTGTCGGGCCAAGGTCGCGTCCATCCGGCGTTGCCGGGCCTGCCGCATTTTCAGCCGAAAGCGAAGTCGCTGATCTATCTGCACATGAACGGCGCGCCGTCGCAACTCGATCTTTGGGATCATAAGCCGAAGCTCCACGAACACTTCGACAAAGATCTACCGGCTTCCGCGCGCAAGAATCAGCGTCTTACGACGATGACCTCCGGCCAAACGCGGTTTCCGGTCGCGCCGTCGAAGTTCAAGTTCACGCAAGAAGGGAAGTGCGGCCGTTGGATGAACTCCGAGCTGCTCCCGCACACGGCGAAGATCGTGGACGACATCGCACTGATCAAAACCGTGAATACGAACGCGATCAATCATGATCCGGCCTGCACTTTCGTGATGACCGGCAACGAAGTGCCCGGCTACGCGAGCCTCGGCTCTTGGTTGGCATACGGTCTCGGCAGCGAAAACAACGACCTGCCGGCGTTCGTCGCGATGACGCCCCGTTTCCCCGACGGCAGCAACGGCCAAGCGCTCTTCTCGCGCATGTGGGCCAGCGGATTCTTGCCGACCCGCTTCGGAGGGGTCACGCTGCGCAACGGGGGCGACCCGGTGCTTTATCTCCCGAACCCCGCGGGCATCGACACCGAACAGCGCCGCACGATGCTCGACGCGCTCGGCAAACTCAACCAACGGAGCTTCGCGCAACTCGGCGATCCCGACATTCAGGCCCGCATCTCGCAATACGAGATGGCGTTTCGGATGCAGCGCAGCGTGCCGGACCTGACGGATCTCTCGAAGGAGTCGCAAAGCACGCGCGAATTGTATGGGCCCGACATCGAGAAGCCGGGCTCGTTCGCACATAGCGCGCTCTTAGCGCGGCGCTTGATCGAGCGAGGCGTGCGCGTGGTGCAACTCTTCCATCGAGGTTGGGATCAACACGCGGGCTTGCCGAAGCAACTCGGCAACCAATGCAAAGACACCGATCAAGGAACCGCGGCGCTGGTGCTCGATCTCAAGCAGCGCGGCTTGCTCGACGATACGCTCGTCGTGTGGGGGGGCGAGTTCGGGCGAACCGTTTATTCGCAAGGAACGCTGACGAAAGAAAATTACGGTCGCGACCATCATCCTCGCAACTTCTGCATGTGGATGGCCGGCGGCGGCATCAAAGGGGGCATCTCACACGGCGAAACCGACGACTTCTCCTACAACGTCGTCGAGAACCCCGTAAGCCTCAACGAACTGAACGCCACGATCCTGCACTGCATGGGCATCGACAACAGTCGTCTGACGTATAAGTTCCAAGGACTGGACGCGAAAGTAACCGGCGTGGAACCGGCGCACCCGGTGAAGGCGCTGTTGGCATAG
- a CDS encoding prolyl oligopeptidase family serine peptidase: protein MSNATRRHGNAMKNIMLATVLVFTFAAAARTDAAEWPPEREKESVFTERKLETFKHGARKEWGYEAPQQDTFLVLHPKQDLKKAPLYVVLHSAGHDVHSCLACMTKVGNHDIYHAPPEFFALYLDCRANKGDWWWGSNKYNQAEVSPTDKRVIDTVKWAIKHYDLDENRVYLCGNSMGGSGTLGIGMRHGDVFAAIKANVPAKVEHVSNRMYFPPQTVPVGTTLADPPIVVDYSAPNDTWAKGHDTFAQAMNQRKYALYFYWGPFGHANNHANIMKVNDLINSFDWLGVKKNEAYPVFTDASTNDPLPWPDHMTETKPGQINAFFRWKNISDSSTGLEMSLFLTKPAELKTTFTIPAEATSDVSLRRLQTFKAAPGETFRWTFGTAQGEVRADATGCITVPRLKITAEPTILSIVSKLQAAKN from the coding sequence ATGAGTAACGCAACAAGACGGCATGGGAACGCAATGAAAAACATAATGCTCGCGACGGTACTCGTCTTCACGTTCGCTGCGGCGGCAAGGACCGATGCCGCCGAATGGCCTCCGGAAAGAGAAAAGGAATCGGTGTTCACGGAGCGAAAGCTCGAGACCTTCAAGCATGGAGCCCGAAAGGAATGGGGCTACGAAGCGCCGCAGCAGGATACGTTCTTGGTGCTGCATCCCAAGCAGGATTTGAAAAAGGCCCCGTTGTATGTCGTGCTGCATTCCGCAGGTCACGATGTCCACTCCTGCTTGGCCTGCATGACGAAAGTCGGCAACCACGATATCTACCATGCTCCGCCGGAGTTTTTCGCGCTGTATTTGGATTGCCGTGCCAATAAAGGAGACTGGTGGTGGGGGAGCAATAAGTACAACCAGGCGGAAGTCAGCCCGACGGACAAACGAGTGATCGACACCGTGAAATGGGCGATCAAGCACTACGACCTCGATGAGAACCGAGTTTATTTGTGCGGCAACTCGATGGGAGGCAGCGGCACGCTCGGCATCGGCATGCGCCACGGCGATGTCTTCGCCGCGATCAAGGCCAACGTCCCAGCCAAGGTCGAACATGTCTCGAATCGGATGTACTTCCCTCCGCAGACGGTCCCCGTCGGCACGACGCTAGCCGATCCGCCGATCGTCGTCGACTACTCGGCCCCGAACGACACTTGGGCCAAGGGGCACGATACTTTCGCGCAGGCGATGAACCAACGGAAGTACGCCCTCTATTTCTATTGGGGCCCGTTCGGCCATGCGAACAACCATGCGAACATCATGAAGGTCAACGACCTGATCAATTCGTTCGACTGGCTCGGCGTAAAAAAGAACGAAGCCTATCCCGTCTTCACCGACGCTTCGACGAACGACCCGCTCCCTTGGCCGGACCACATGACCGAAACGAAGCCGGGTCAGATCAACGCCTTTTTCCGTTGGAAGAACATCTCCGACAGCTCGACGGGATTGGAGATGTCGCTGTTCCTCACTAAGCCCGCGGAGCTCAAGACGACGTTTACGATTCCCGCGGAAGCGACGAGCGACGTCAGTCTCCGCCGGTTGCAGACGTTCAAAGCCGCTCCGGGCGAAACGTTTCGCTGGACCTTCGGCACGGCTCAAGGCGAGGTCCGCGCGGATGCCACCGGTTGCATTACCGTTCCAAGGCTCAAAATTACCGCGGAACCGACGATCCTCTCGATCGTGAGTAAGTTGCAAGCGGCAAAGAACTGA
- a CDS encoding Na+/H+ antiporter, whose amino-acid sequence MHSPASTILLLLTAVTVLAFAARRLPIPYPTLMVVAGAAFGWIPGLPDIEFDSETVLLVFLPPLLYAASWQMPSRDFRENLRPISMLAVGLVVATTLAVAALTHYYIADMPWSLAFALGALVAPPDAVAATAVTRHVPLPRRLVTILEGESLVNDATGLVLYRVAVAAAVTGTFSPSAAALELIVAPLGGLVIGLAVGWLAVRLHRHLNDPTVETVATLLTPFAAYLPAEAIGTSGVLATVAAGMYVSHHASSIFSPATRLHATAVWNVLVFLLNGLAFILIGLQIPDVVYAVAQRPAGHVVGLTALVCLAVIGVRLLWVFPAAYLPKLFWNQLCAYEAAPCARNLAVLGWAGMRGVVTVAAALALPQLQADGSPLPHRDVLVLVAFAVVLATLVIQGQTLPAVIRWFHVTPESDHRTHSDAEVRREILTASMSYLDGSARTDESERGMVRHLRERYEHLLTAVAVTSDAHAGYLGRLQLEVLAEQRRKLAELNAAGTVSLETCRRIERILDLDEARVEEILIGPSTNEE is encoded by the coding sequence GTGCATAGTCCCGCCTCGACGATCTTGCTGCTTCTCACCGCCGTGACGGTTCTGGCTTTCGCCGCGCGTCGCCTGCCGATCCCTTATCCGACGTTGATGGTCGTGGCAGGCGCGGCGTTCGGTTGGATCCCGGGCCTGCCGGATATCGAGTTCGATTCCGAAACGGTTTTGCTCGTGTTCCTGCCGCCGCTCTTGTATGCGGCTTCCTGGCAAATGCCGTCGCGCGACTTTCGCGAAAACCTTCGTCCGATCTCGATGCTTGCCGTCGGTCTCGTCGTCGCGACGACGTTGGCCGTCGCCGCACTGACGCACTACTACATCGCGGACATGCCGTGGTCGTTGGCGTTTGCGCTCGGCGCGCTCGTGGCTCCGCCCGACGCCGTCGCCGCGACCGCCGTTACGAGACACGTTCCGCTGCCGCGCCGGCTGGTGACGATTCTTGAAGGGGAAAGCCTCGTCAACGATGCCACGGGGCTCGTCCTCTATCGGGTTGCCGTGGCGGCTGCCGTGACGGGAACGTTCTCCCCTTCGGCGGCGGCCTTGGAGCTCATCGTGGCCCCGCTCGGCGGCTTGGTGATCGGGCTCGCCGTCGGCTGGCTGGCGGTTCGGCTTCATCGACACCTCAACGATCCGACGGTCGAGACCGTGGCGACGTTGCTCACGCCGTTCGCCGCTTACCTTCCGGCCGAAGCGATCGGCACTTCGGGCGTGCTGGCGACGGTCGCCGCCGGAATGTACGTGTCGCATCATGCGTCGAGTATCTTTTCTCCCGCCACGCGCCTGCATGCCACGGCCGTCTGGAACGTCCTCGTGTTTCTCCTCAATGGGCTCGCCTTCATCCTGATCGGGTTGCAAATTCCCGACGTCGTCTATGCGGTCGCGCAGCGACCGGCGGGCCATGTGGTCGGCCTGACCGCGCTCGTTTGTTTGGCGGTCATCGGCGTCCGGCTGCTGTGGGTATTTCCGGCCGCTTATTTGCCGAAGCTGTTTTGGAATCAACTCTGTGCGTATGAAGCGGCCCCTTGCGCTCGCAACTTGGCCGTACTCGGGTGGGCCGGCATGCGCGGCGTCGTGACCGTCGCCGCGGCGCTCGCGCTGCCGCAGCTTCAAGCCGACGGCTCTCCGTTGCCGCATCGCGACGTTCTCGTGCTCGTCGCGTTTGCCGTGGTCTTGGCGACGTTGGTCATCCAAGGGCAAACATTACCGGCCGTGATTCGCTGGTTCCACGTCACGCCGGAGTCCGATCATCGGACGCATAGCGACGCCGAAGTTCGGCGCGAGATCCTAACGGCAAGCATGAGCTATCTCGACGGCTCCGCGCGAACCGATGAATCGGAAAGAGGAATGGTTAGGCATCTGCGCGAACGCTACGAACACTTGCTGACCGCCGTAGCAGTGACGAGCGATGCTCACGCCGGCTACCTAGGCCGGTTGCAACTCGAAGTGCTCGCCGAGCAGCGCCGAAAACTAGCCGAACTCAACGCCGCCGGAACGGTGTCTCTCGAAACGTGTCGGCGGATCGAACGGATACTCGACTTGGATGAGGCCCGCGTCGAAGAAATCTTAATCGGCCCATCGACTAACGAAGAGTGA
- the zwf gene encoding glucose-6-phosphate dehydrogenase has product METLPSDALVFFGATGDLAYKQIFPALAALVRHGRLEMTIIGVAKSGWNLDQLKARAKDSLEKKGKFDEATYAKLCARMNYIDGDYADPATFAQLHAALGGAQRPLYYLAIPPSLFGTVAEGLAQADCVKNARVVVEKPFGRDLASAKQLNETLHRYFPEESIFRIDHFLGKEPVQNLIYFRFANPQVEAGWNKEHIESVQITMAENFGVVGRGKFYEEAGAIRDVVQNHMLQVVACLAMECPCGTDHEARRDVRGRLLEAVRTLTPADVVRGQYRGYRDEKDVSPTSTVETFAILRFMIDNERWQGVPFFVRVGKRLPVTATEVLVRFKRPQRPVLDDTCEAPDCYYRFRLSPEMVLAYGTRVKKPGERMEGEGVELIAHHQRPDEMEPYERLLGDAANGDASLFAREDSVEAAWRIVDPILNDATPLAEYDPETWGPAAASRLTPDAGWHDPAAKKAS; this is encoded by the coding sequence ATGGAAACTTTGCCTTCCGATGCGCTCGTCTTCTTCGGCGCGACGGGCGACCTAGCTTATAAGCAAATCTTCCCGGCGCTCGCGGCGCTCGTTCGTCACGGCCGGCTCGAGATGACGATCATCGGCGTTGCGAAGTCGGGCTGGAACCTCGATCAGCTTAAGGCCCGTGCCAAGGATAGCCTAGAGAAGAAAGGGAAGTTCGACGAAGCGACGTATGCCAAGCTCTGCGCGCGGATGAACTACATCGACGGCGACTATGCCGACCCGGCGACCTTCGCGCAATTGCACGCGGCGCTCGGCGGCGCGCAGCGCCCCCTTTATTACCTCGCGATCCCGCCGAGCCTGTTCGGCACGGTCGCCGAAGGGCTCGCGCAGGCCGACTGCGTGAAGAACGCGCGCGTCGTGGTCGAAAAGCCGTTCGGACGCGATCTCGCTTCGGCCAAGCAATTGAACGAGACGCTGCATCGCTACTTTCCCGAAGAGTCGATCTTTCGCATCGACCACTTTCTCGGGAAGGAACCGGTGCAGAATTTGATCTACTTCCGCTTCGCCAACCCGCAGGTCGAAGCCGGTTGGAACAAGGAGCATATCGAAAGCGTGCAGATCACGATGGCCGAGAACTTCGGCGTCGTCGGACGAGGGAAGTTCTACGAAGAAGCCGGCGCGATTCGCGACGTCGTGCAGAATCACATGCTGCAAGTGGTCGCATGTTTGGCGATGGAATGCCCGTGCGGCACCGATCATGAAGCGCGACGCGACGTGCGCGGCCGACTGCTCGAAGCGGTTCGCACGCTCACGCCGGCCGATGTCGTACGAGGGCAGTATCGCGGCTATCGCGACGAAAAAGACGTCAGCCCGACGTCGACGGTCGAGACCTTCGCGATCCTCCGATTTATGATCGACAACGAACGTTGGCAGGGAGTTCCCTTTTTCGTGCGCGTCGGCAAGCGATTGCCGGTCACGGCGACCGAGGTGTTGGTCCGGTTCAAACGTCCGCAGAGGCCGGTGCTCGACGATACGTGCGAAGCACCCGACTGTTATTATCGATTTCGTTTGAGCCCCGAGATGGTGTTGGCTTACGGCACGCGCGTGAAGAAGCCGGGCGAGCGCATGGAAGGCGAAGGGGTCGAGTTGATCGCCCATCATCAACGCCCCGACGAAATGGAGCCGTACGAGCGCTTGCTCGGCGACGCGGCAAACGGCGATGCCTCGTTGTTCGCGCGCGAAGACTCGGTCGAGGCGGCCTGGCGCATCGTCGATCCGATTCTGAACGACGCGACTCCGCTCGCCGAGTACGACCCCGAGACTTGGGGGCCGGCCGCTGCCTCGCGCTTGACGCCCGACGCCGGCTGGCACGATCCGGCGGCGAAAAAAGCCTCGTAG
- a CDS encoding gluconolaconase, producing the protein MKVSVVAPVWMALLLGSVALGQNPATESKPKEFKVGEPLGTINEAGKFTTITPNVKVYGSFRFAESVTYDPTRNLIVVMNAGVTQKQEENDGYVSLLNPDGSVHTPKWIGATRDGLTLNHPLGSVIQNGVLYTADIDVVRTFDLATGRPGRAFPVASATFLNGIGVTKDGTIFVSNTRPPESVFKITPSGEASTFVAGKPLAAPNGVAIDNDGNVVVVNVGDNAVLTFDPANGKLLRTERAAEGGNDGIVIMADGTKYVSSVRFGSVSQIRPGQEAKIIAAGIPSAASMGYDPKQNQLIIPMNNNNAVAFIKLTE; encoded by the coding sequence ATGAAGGTATCCGTTGTCGCCCCCGTCTGGATGGCGCTCTTGCTCGGCAGCGTAGCGCTGGGGCAAAATCCTGCGACGGAATCGAAGCCGAAAGAATTCAAAGTCGGCGAACCTCTTGGCACGATCAACGAAGCGGGGAAGTTCACGACGATTACGCCGAACGTGAAGGTCTACGGCAGCTTCCGCTTTGCCGAGAGCGTTACTTACGATCCGACTCGCAACCTCATCGTCGTGATGAATGCCGGCGTGACGCAGAAGCAAGAAGAGAACGACGGCTACGTGTCGCTGCTTAATCCCGACGGCTCGGTCCACACGCCGAAGTGGATCGGCGCGACCCGCGACGGCCTAACGCTCAACCACCCGCTCGGCAGCGTGATTCAAAACGGAGTCCTCTACACCGCCGACATCGACGTCGTGCGCACGTTCGATCTCGCTACCGGACGTCCCGGTCGAGCCTTCCCTGTCGCCTCCGCGACTTTTCTCAACGGCATCGGCGTGACGAAAGACGGCACGATCTTCGTGTCGAACACACGCCCGCCGGAATCCGTTTTTAAGATCACGCCGAGCGGCGAGGCCTCGACCTTCGTGGCCGGTAAGCCGCTGGCGGCGCCGAACGGCGTGGCGATCGACAACGACGGCAACGTCGTGGTCGTGAACGTCGGCGACAACGCCGTGCTGACGTTCGATCCGGCGAACGGAAAACTGCTCCGCACGGAACGCGCCGCCGAAGGGGGCAACGACGGCATCGTCATCATGGCCGACGGCACCAAGTATGTGAGCAGCGTTCGCTTCGGCAGCGTATCGCAAATTCGTCCCGGCCAAGAAGCGAAGATCATCGCCGCCGGCATTCCGAGCGCCGCCTCGATGGGCTACGACCCGAAACAGAATCAGCTCATCATCCCGATGAACAACAACAACGCAGTCGCGTTCATCAAGCTCACGGAATAA